One Castanea sativa cultivar Marrone di Chiusa Pesio chromosome 4, ASM4071231v1 DNA window includes the following coding sequences:
- the LOC142632929 gene encoding uncharacterized protein LOC142632929 → MVAEMQMMKERMNFMMNAFKGRVLSDLDELVHRTDSAFTAPVTSFPLPPKFRMSQIKDDTTLTWPGKLKGNPNKRSRNKYCHFHRDHDHDTSEYYDLKQQIEALIRLGKLQRLVSKEMIDPPQEQATRRENERLRPPIGDIRMIVEGTTISVSSRKARKTYLKMVQTIQLMGFVSKMARIDNPINGFTEEDARCLHHPHDDALLVSIRVGHYNTYWVLVDNGSFTDILYYSSFQ, encoded by the exons ATGGTGGccgagatgcagatgatgaaggaacggATGAACTTCATGATGAATGCCTTCAAAGGACGGGTATTAAGCGACCTCGACGAGCTAGTCCATCGAACGGACTCAGCCTTTACTGCACCTGTCACTTCTTTCCCCCTTCCGCCGAAGTTCCGCATGTCACAG ATCAAGGACGATACGACATTGACATGGCCTGGCAAGTTGAAGGGAAATCCCAATAAGAGGTCTAGAAACAAGTATTGCCACTTTCATCGTGATCATGATCACGACACGTCTGAATACTATGACTTAAAGCAACAGATAGAAGCCCTTATTAGACTGGGAAAACTACAACGGTTAGTCAGCAAGGAAATGATAGACCCACCACAAGAGCAGGCTACCCGGAGGGAAAACGAGCGCCTTAGGCCACCCATAGGGGACATAAGGATGATCGTAGAGGGTACCACAATTTCCGTTTCATCTAGGAAGGCACGCAAGACCTACCTTAAGATGGTTCAGACCATCCAGCTAATGGGTTTTGTCTCGAAGATGGCACGGATTGACAACCCCATAAATGGGTTCACAGAGGAAGATGCACGATGCCtacaccacccacacgatgatgcACTCCTTGTTAGCATACGGGTAGGGCACTACAACACTTACTGGGTCCTAGTTGACAATGGAAGCTTTACTGATATCCTCTACTACTCGTCGTTCCAATAG
- the LOC142632928 gene encoding uncharacterized protein LOC142632928, which yields MARTSIGETPFQVAYESEAVIPAEVILTSYKVKNHDESRHDEAMRLQLYLVDAIRATTKQSLARYQDLMAKHYNTRVKYRDFQVGYLVLRKVTGATRDPSKGKLGPNWKGPNWKGPYRIMS from the coding sequence ATGGCTAGAACATCTAttggagagacaccgtttcaaGTAGCATATGAGAGCGAAGCCGTTATCCCAGCCGAGGTCATACTCACAAGCTACAAAGTGAAGAACCATGATGAAAGTAGGCATGATGAGGCCATGCGCCTACAACTTTACCTAGTAGACGCGATTAGAGCAACAACTAAACAAAGTTTAGCACGATACCAGGATCTTatggccaagcactacaacACCAGAGTCAAATACAGAGATTTCCAAGTTGGATACCTTGTCTTGAGGAAGGTGACGGGTGCCACGAGAGATCCCTCcaaaggaaagctaggacctaatTGGAAAGGACCTAATTGGAAAGGACCCTACAGAATCATGTCATGA